Part of the Lolium rigidum isolate FL_2022 chromosome 6, APGP_CSIRO_Lrig_0.1, whole genome shotgun sequence genome, CGGGATAATCAATGGTGAAATTGCCGGAACCCAGGTGGGAATGGTCCGGGGGGCAGGTGGGATATGGTCGGGTCCCAGGTGTCGATCTGTCCGGATGGGTGACGTCTAAGTGTCACGGGTTGCCGCGATCTGGTCCATTTCTTTCGCATCCGACGACCCAAAATCGAGTGCTCGGTTGGACACATAGCatccaagcactttttagcaCTTGGGTTTTTATTTGACATGTTCTTTGGTGTCCAATATTGTTTTCACAATTTGAATGGAGCCACCAGCCCACCACACCAGAGGGTATATTCTTTTCACAATTTTATTTAGCTTTACCACAAGTAAAAACTGGATATACAAAAGCATTGTAATGTAAAATTTTAGTCTAGAGAAGCGAGTTTTTCTTACATGTACTTGTCGACTCCTATTTTTATGTCCAGTTAATTAATCATCAACATTATACACTAATTATATTTTTCATGGGATCCTTCCAGTTGACCAATGTATGCATGCTTAAAATGTTGTTAGCTTTGGGTACATGGAAATGGAAGCTTGAGATATGAGCTTAATATAACCATTCGCCTCAAGAATTTTCTCCCTAAAGCTAGCAATTTCAACGTGGTTGTCGGTAACCACTTCGTTTGATTATGAATATGGTTCACTATGTTCAGAAATAACTCCTGGATTGTAGGTGTGAATATTACATATCAGTTTATATATCTGTTTTCCTTAATTTTCATTTAATGACGTATACTTGGATGGAGTTTGCGGTCAAAAGAAACATTGAGCGATTGCCGTTGCAAGCTGCTACTCTGATTTGTTTACCATTCTTGTGAGGATTCACCATATTAATAGGGAAAGGGTTGCTTTAATTGTTTTCTTTTACGGTAATGCTATCTTAGTTCATCTAAAAAAAGCTTTCTTAGTTTCTGAATTTTCATAATTTGTTGTGAATAATAAACAGAGTGCTTTATCAGAGTGTGCTAACATCCCGTTCATGATCTCTCCCAAGTCCCAATTGTTTTTAATTCGGTCATTGCCCCGCTAACATTGTTATTTTTTGTGGTGTATTTTGCTTCAGTTATTTTTATTTATCCTACTACCATATTATGTGGTCGGTTTTGCTTCGGTCATTGCCCCACTAACATGTAAAACTGACTTTAGCTTATAGAGAATATCAGATTTCAATGATTCAAAGAACATGTGTTGAGTGGTTACCTTCATTTTACTCTGGAACAATATTCAGTGAAAAAAAGCTCATGTGTTTTTTCTATTTAAATGAGTGCTATTGTGTAAATGCTTATGCTAAATAAGATCACCAGTTTGGATGATATTTTTTTACCAATTTGGATGATATCTTCTAGATGCTCTTACTACGATGAAGCGAGTGCTACCCTAAATGTCTAGGTACTCTTATTGCTTCTGAAGCATTAGTGGATATAATTGGTGCAAGTTTTTATAAAGATTCTTCTGCTTTAGGTTATATTTTAACTACTTTGAGCAGATAGGTTTTAAGATGTGTAAATGCCATGCATTGGTTTAAGGATCAGGTCCAACTTTCAAGTGGTTATGTGCCATCCTTGTGTCTTTTAAAAATTCCACTTTGCATCACGTTTGGTTAAGCTCAAGCCTATTTCACCTGGAAGGTGCACTCTACTACTACTACAGTTAGTTAGGATCTTTCTATCGATGTTTGTGCTATGGGGTTGACAAACAAACTTTTCTTTTACGGCAAAACTGTATGCAGTGAGTTAAGATAAAAACACAACCGCATGCTACCCTGCAGAAGTTAGTTAACCAAAATCTCATGAATGAAAAATCTGTCTTTGTTTTTGTCTGGAGAGCCATATTAATTTTCAGAGGACTGGGTACCGATTCCCAACGTATTTCATAAACGATGGAGGGTTTTAGATTTACTCGTCAGTGGAATTTTCAGAAGTATTTTACTGTGTAAGGCCTAGCATGTTATTAATTTTCAGAAGTATTTTTTGGTCGAACAGAGAGAATGACTGGTTTTTCCTATCCACATTTTTGCCTCGCGCAATATATTTTCATGCTCCTTGTTTGTTTGCTTAGTTGCCTGACAGtgaaatttgtgaagattgttctCAGGGACTTTTTAACATTATTGCCTCTTTCCTAAGTTGATCAAGTGGATCAATGACAAATGTTCATGCCAAATAGGGACCCGAGTTCCCCACCAATCTATAAGGCTGTGGGTCAAGGGTCATCATGGATTtgtgtctgttttttttttttaaataaggaATAGGCTACAATTGCAAGTCTGCTGTCATCTTTGAAAAGAATTCTTTCTTGAAAATAAAGCATTCTTTTGTGTATGCCAGACCACTAAAAGAGAATATGTTAAGGAAAAAAAAGCTAGAATCAATCACTATGATCTCATAGGAGGTAGTTTGAAAATTTGAGGCAAGCAATGGCCCGGTTTGCAATCCCTGTGATGCCGAACACTTTATTGTGTTTTAGGTATTCATTGTTACTGAATTGGAAACACTTCCTTATTTAATTTGAGTATTTGATTATGCTTCTAACGTATGGGCAAGAGGTGGGTGTTGCCTGGTGGAACCTTGCTCTGGTCGCCTTGTGTTTTGGCATCAAAGCACCATTATTATGCCTAGGCTTACATGGTCGGATCCAAGGCCCCAACCTGTTGCTAAGCTCTTCTTTCCAATAACAGGTTATGAGTGGTATGTGCTTCCTTATTTTTTAGTTCAGTTGTATGTTTCTTTTTAAACTGCATTTTCTTAGACTTTCCCTTCCCATTCTGACAGGTTTGCTTTGGCATCTTTGCCGTGCCAGACTCTTAATAGGAACTGCCACCACTGCACTTTGCTGAAAAACAATCCCAATGGAGGAGATTCAAGCGACCAAGGTGAAAGCTACGGAGGAAGAAGGGCACGAAGATCATATTTCTGGAGAAAGGCAGTGAGCAGCTAGATATAACCACGCCGGACACTGGTATTCAACATCGGAGAGAAGCCACACCCATTGTTCACCCAAGATCACTGTACTTGATATCTTCAACGATGAATATATGATCATTTACTGATTTGTCGAACTACTATTACACTCATGGGATCATTGCAGATGATATTTATTCCATTAGAGCAGAGCACATTGCACGGCCAAGTGGCTACTGTTAGTTCATTTCTCTTTGTTCATTATTCAGCTATGTAATTAGTGTAATGTGATGCTGATCAAAGTGATAGGTTACTTTCCAAATTATTAATTCAGCTTTGTGCAAATGTCCTAAGAATACATTCATCTTTAATTGTCTTAGCATAAATACGATCACCACTATACTAAAAATCTTTGTCAACTGTTCGTTGGACCTAGAGAGAAGGTGCACTTATCTGACATGAGTGTAGCATGTACATATCCAATCATCTATCATATTTGATCACATGAGATGTTAAACCTATGTGGAGAAAGTAGCCAAATATTTAAAATGCTGAAAGGAAAGAACCGATTGAAGTTTTACACAAAGTCTTCATCGACATGAgttccacgggatcgtgcgccaaaggCGCACCCCTAATCTAGTTTTATGAAGGAACACCATGGTCGCGTGGTCGAGCACGGTTGGTGTCGGAGCAGTGTTCGTATTGGACAAGCCTGAGGAGTCCGGtggctaagagcatccccactcgtctccccgacgaggccccccggACCGCGTTTTGTCattcggacggcgaaattcggcccaatcgcgcccccggtttctcgttttcgtccggatttggaccttaatccatccggcgaacccacgccatccccgcccccccgggAAGTCCGGACGAAATGAAAGCGCGGGAAacaccgaggaaacttcccgcgcgtcaacttgtcggcgagagacaccgatcatcgtcctcatcgcatcgtcttccgcgcgctttaaaagcctgccgccggtcagtattcgccggccgcgtagcttccacgcggcgagttaatgccgtcgcctcggtttcaTGCGCGcgtacctctatttatcgccgaactaccgcgtatgccccgcattcacctcgcTCGCCTTTGCCCCAAACGTCATGTTTACTTTGGCATAGCTCAAATGCCCCGTTTTACTTTAGCCTTTTGCTGAAATGCCCTGCTTTGGATttaacaggtttctcactctaatGTTAGACCTGCTATGACTGATTTGCCCCTGCCTCTCATCTCTCATGCCTCTCCCAACCTACTTTGAATCTGACAGCTATTTTAGCAATTTTGACAGCATCTCCCTACAAACTAAATTAATCAATGACACACATTACAAATATGAAATAGATGCAAATACAGTTCACGTGAACACTCAACCATAGCCAAAGGAGCAGAAATTGATGTTTTTAGTTGCATCACAAAAGGAGTACAAATCTGATGTCTTTGGTTGCATCACAAAAGGACCAACATTCATAGCATACGTATTTTAGTGAGTCCACATCTCACAAATAACCAACAGCAACACCCAGAACTTGTCAAAGctagttttttttcttcttccttggTGTTATCTTCTTCGGAGCTATCTTCTCGACATCTCGTGGTGGCGACACCATATGCTCCAGTGCTGCATCCTCAGCCATAGCCAAAGATAGTTGCCTACAAAAAGGAATTTTGCAATGGTTAGAATCAGTTACAAAATCAGCGGTTTGATTGGAAGAGTAGAGTCAAGTTGTGCACCTTCTAGTGACCGGTCCAGGGCTAGCTTGGAGCGTAGCTACCATTGAATTCTTTATAGGTGTGCACTGACTTTCAGAAATCGGTAGATCCACACATGCTGCTCTAGCAGCTGCCTCATCTATTGTCAATGCACCTCCAGCTGAGCTCTTTttactctttctttttctgtgaACAAAACATTAGTAAATTTGTGAAGAAATTTTGTTATGGAAAGCGACAAAACACATTTGAGTACCTTTTCCTAGTGCCATTTGTTGGGCAAGTATTCTGCCTATGGCCCAACACACCACATTTTTTGCATCTATTTTGGCTTCCcagtcttttcttttccttttcattCCCTTTTGCCTTGCTTTTGCTACCACCACCTTCCAAGAAGCTCTTAATCCTGTTCTTCCTGCGCCTTCCTGCAGACACCTTCGGACGTGGTGGATACATTACAAAGCCAAGGTCCACCTTAGGCATTGTGACTTATCTGTCAATGGCTCAACCTCTCCTTGGTAGGCAGCCCTAAACTTCTCCAATGAGAAATACTCATGAACATAGTTTTCAAGTGGGACATTCCTCTTTCCTATCAAGAAGACAAGAGCATGCCAACATGGTTTTCCGGTGTGCTGCCACCTAAGACAAGTGCATTCATGAGTATCTATGTTTACCACATGCCTTATGTTGTCATGTTGTATGTCTTTAACCTCAGCTTTTGTTGCACTAGATTTCTCAACCTTCAAGTGACCAAGACCTCTTGTCTGGTTGTGTATTTGTTGTATCACAGCTGGAAGGATTTTGCCATTAAGCAAGGACCCAATTGTTCTCCTAAGCTGAAATAACTTCATTACCCATTGCCTGTATGTGTCAGCTAGCTCATCAACGGGGAGAtcctttatttctttgatccaaccATTGAAAGACTCGGCAAGGTTGTTATGTATGTAATCACATTTGATCTCAGTGTTGAAGCTAGATCTCAtccacaacaaattatgatattgagTCAAATATGGACCAACATCAGGACAAGCAGCAAGGACATTTTGCATGTGGTAGACAAAACGTTCAGGTCTATAGGTTTTAGCGGCTGGCCACATGTTTTTGTGAGTGTCACCATGGAATTTCTTCACAAAATTCTGCATTAAATGCCTAAATCACTCTCTCTATTCAgcttgagggaaaactttctttaCAGCATTTTCTAAACCTTTGCACGCATCTGTACTTACAGCAAGAAGAGGAAGTGGACCAATGGCCTTGCGCACTTGTTCCATAAACCATGTCCAGTTATCCTCGGTCTCTCCATCTACGAAGCCAATTGCAATAGGGAACATCCAATTGTTCCCATCTAGTGTTGTACATGAAGCTAAGTGTCCATTCCATTTACCGTTAAGAGCAGTAGAATCTATGCTAAGATAAGGCCTACAACCAGCAATGAATCCGTCTATGCAAGGCCTAAGAGCCATAAAGAATCACGTGAAAGCAAATTTTACTCGCATCATCTACAATTGTGTCAACCTCCACTACACTTCCAGGATCTCTCTTTTCCATCTCTGGTTTGAAGTTGAACAAGAACTGAAAGCTATTACCCCAAGTGCCAAAAACCTCATCCAAAGCTTTCTCCTTGCCCTTCCATACAGTGTGATACTCCATTTTAACATTGTAAGTTTCCTGCAGCTTCTTCCTAAGGGCCTTAGCACCTATATTTGGCTCTTGTCGGAGTATCTTGACCGACCTTTGTTTCACCCATGCTTGAGATGCCATGGAAGATGTCACCTGGCTGCTTGAATAACACTTGTGGGGCCCCCTTATTTGGGTTATCTGTATACATAAAGATAGATATTAGTGAAACAACAaggggaaattcaattcggctcccgggtgcatatgctccctctatcaaaaagttatatttcgaaatgtcaaaaaaatttgacaaaaaattctacatgtacatctccataatatacgtacgttcgtcaagtttcacgaggaaccaatatgttttgtggtctgtgtaaaaaagagaaaatttatctcctgaaaagacttattttcagcattgaattttatcttttttacacacgtcacacgacaagtcggatttttatgaaacaactttgtgagcgtctagcacgtgaagatgtacgttcgaatttttcgtttcaattttttaaaatttcaaaatatatgtaacatgcatttcaaaataaagggagcatatgctcccatgtgccaaaacaccattccaagTCACAATTCAATCATTATGTTATTAAATTCATATATACATATAGATATTAGTGAAACAACAAGTCACAATACCCGTGTTGTTTTCTTATCGGCCATTACACGAGCTGTTATAGTCCATGGGCAACCATCGGCCAAACATTCGCCAGACCATCTAGTCCGGTCAGCCTTTTTAGTGCCAAGATCAAATTCCTCATTGATGGAAAATTGTCGTATTGCCATTCTACAATCGTGCATAGAAGGAAACATAGTCCCAATCTCTACCGCTGGGTGGTCTATGTCATAGGAAATATTTAACTCTTCTGGCATGTTGTCATCAACTGCTATCGCAGCTTCAGCTAACAGCTACTTATCGACAACAGATTCAACTATTGGCGCAGGAGGATGAAGAATAGAGCTTTCATTAATGCCTAAGGTCAAACACATTATTTCCTGAGATATAGGAGCATCCATGTTACCATCTTCTACTGTTTCAATCTCAATGGTGGACCAGTCTACAATGGGTAGATGATTTGCATTCACGTCACTGCAATGGCTAGCAACACTTGATGGTATGTTAGCTAAGTCCACTACTTCAGCGAGAAGAAGGGGTTGTTTTGATTCCCATCTGTCCATAAATGCAACAAGCAACTCGCTGTCATTTTGAATCATACTATCAACCCCTCCTACAGTCTTGTCTTCGCAGAAAAGATGCACATCCTGACATGAACCATAAGAAATAGACTCTCTCATTATGGATTTTAGCTTCTCCAATGTCATCCCTCTAATGTTAACCTGCTGCAAGACCACATCTTGCTTTCGAGAAGGGAGGAGAACACCATCACCAAGCTTGGCGACAAACTCGGCGACTCTAAAAGTTATTTTAAAATTATCCTCTGCATCGCTCCTACTCGGCgactcgtccggatttgggccttaatccatccggcgagcccacaccatccccgcccccccggggagcgctcggggagtccggacgaaacgaaagcgcgggaaacaccGAGGAAACTTTCCGCGCGTctagtggccccaacttgtcggcaagAGACACCGATCgttgtcctcatcgcatcgtcttccgcgcgctgtaaaagcctgccgccggtcagtattcgccggccgcgtagcttccacgcggagagttaatgccgtcgcctcggtttcacgcgcGCGTACTTCTATTTATCGCCCAACTACCgcgtctgccccgcattcacctcgcTCGCCTTCCCCCAAATCTTCCCCGAACTCGAACGAAccagcaatggcgaacgacggtgcggccaacaacggcttcggccgccgctctctccaccaatgggagggatggctcctccacgcggcgggctacccggcgccgccggacttccgcgcgccgggaggatgGAGGCTTAGCGcgggcggcgtgccgatcccgccgccgccaatggGTCGGGCTGCCATGGATGCCGAGATCGAAGCAGTGCTCGCCACGTTCACGGACGAGCAGCGCGCCGAGCCGCGTTTCTTCCCCGACGCGTACGACTCGTGGAACGACTTCTTCCGGCGCAGGTACGAGCGGGAACTCGCCGcctacgacggccctcctcctcctccggccaggaacaacgccgccggccgccgccggtggtggagcgcgccaggCCGCACCCTGtcgaatgtgctcgcgcacatcgagggcgggaaTTCCCCCCTCCTGCAAATGCCGCCGCCAGAGGCGGCTACTGTGTCGCACCGGCGCGGtagtgaaagaacatttcccgcccttttgggttttgtgtgtttgatgtcaacactaggtatatatttatgtgtgttgatgtagacaggtacaagattTCACTATATAAACATGACTGATGAATTGGACTGACAAAACTGAAGCTATGCTGGTTTTTCTcctcgggcggaagttccggcctctgccagcggaagttccgcccaggagcggaagttccggctaccgtcagcggaagttccgccccagtTTCTCCTCTCAGAAGACCCTCAGCGCCCCTCTCAGTTGAAGTTTTTGTTCGCTGGCCGGAAGTTCCAGCGAAgaaaggcggaagttccggtcagcggaacttccgcccaacttccgggcaagttccggaaacccggcaattgtggctcagtatgtccagtaaggttttctcgcagttccggaacttggccggaacttccggtcaccggatgttccgccctagttccgcctcaATCTCAGTCTTCCAGCTCGTCTGCCACGGAATCTTcctgccggaagttccggtcctcttggccggtacttccggtgccagccggaacttccggccctcctggccggaacttccggtgttactgaAAATCGTcctaacggtcagatctgagagctccaatcgtataaatagctctcttctccattgggacaagttgctcaataattgcacaaaaatctgccaggcttcaccaccattagagccacctcaagaactcaagatttgcaagatctccttcctcccctaaccaaagctcttgatctttggggattcgaaggagaagacaccgatctacatcttcaccgaagcgatttacatttccccctcatttgtttgagggcccccttgctagtgttcctctttggatccctagttgatttgtgttgatgtattgttgttgattgttgtgttgttacagatttgggagcctccaattcggttgtggatgtgtgccccaagaactttgtaaaggcccgatttccgcctcgaggaaatcccttagtggaagtgggctaggccttcgtggtgttgctcatatgagatctgagtgaagccttcgtggctgttggtttggctttcgtagcaaccacattcCTCCAAACGCAGACGTACCCCaagatagtgttgagtgttggtgtgtgtgcaaggtatcaagcttctcctaaggagagccacatgatagctctcaaaagaatctttcgatatttggttgataccccaagatatggtatttggtaccccaaaggctcaagttttattctcaatggatacaccgatgcggattgggcgggggacaaggatgataggaaatcaacttccggggcatgccaatttcttggtaggtccttggtgtgttggtcttctaagaagcaaaattgtatatctctctccaccgccgaagccgaatatgtttcctccgcaagtggatgcactcaattgttatggatgaggcaaactttaaaggaatacggtgtcatttgtgacaaagtgcctctattatgtgacaatgaaagtgccatcaagattgcctataatccggtgcaacattcaagaacgaagcacattgagatccggaatcatttcattagggatcatgttgcccgtggtgatattgagcttatctatgttcctaccaaagatcaacttgccgatatattcacgaagcctcttgatgaagcaaggttttgctatttgcggaatgagctaaatatcattgattcaaggagtatagcttgaccatcttgcaaacacacctctatctcaaaactttatttggtttaggtgtgggcatggaaatagggggagtgcggtttaaactattgagctatccctccccccataatgccaacattaagaaatcattctcgttatatcatatcGTTGTGAATAGTTGAATTGTCTGAAATACCCCGAGTTTCGAGAACATATATTTGTGTTTTTTTTGCTGGGGAGAACATGTACTTGTGCTTATACACAAGAATATACACATCAATAATTCGTCAAATATAGTTTTATCCAAAATACACATCTCTTCTTTACGAAACTCAAAAATTCATTAGCAGGTACATGCGTACTATCACACCCAGGCGATATCTCAACAACAAACGCATTAACTCGACACAGTATCACAGGCGAGCACACAATAGAACAGGGGCGACACGTAGGTGAGCTCGAACGCAGTAGGTGGTGGTTGGCGGCGACAGAGCGCGAACGGGTGGATCTCGGGTGGCTAGAGACTGACAGGGGCATCGAGCTCGGACGACGGGAATCGCTCGGCGAGATACGGCCGGTCGGGAAGCTCACCTCTGACTGGGACAGTGTTATGTCCTTGCCAGGGATCTCTCCACTGGATTGGGGACGAGAGGATATCGTGGAGAAGAAGCTAAGGAAGGAAGGATGGAGACGACACTATTTCATTCATTCATTATCCTGAGGATTACATTTGAGATCTGGAGCTTATAACACGCTCTGTACCTCCGCGACCCGCGGCTACAACACACTCCACGCACGTAACACTCGGCCCATGGCCCAACTACTTGATCTCCTTGTCCGGCCCAGTTACTTTGATACAAATGATGCCGATGCTCCCGCACTTCCCTTCTTTAGCTTCCGCTTACGTGGCACGGCCGCACCTAGCTTCATGGTAGAGGTCGTGACAGTAGTCGCCCCTTCAGAACCAGCTTGTCCCCAAGCTGGTGCATTTGGAAACCGTTGCTTCAGAGAATCATAATCTTCCCAGGTCGCTAAATCCTCCGATAAAGTCGACCAGCGAATGCGAACTTGTAGAAGTGCAGCGTTACCTTTTTTCACCAGCCGCCTGTCAATGATTTCCTCAGGCAACATTTCCTCCGTGTCCAACGGAAGTGGTTCAGGCAGGGAACTATAGATTGGCATATGATTTGGGACGTGCTCCTTCAGCTGAGAGACATGGAAAACTGGGTGTACTCGACGGTTCTGTCGGCAAGCGAAGTTTGTAAGCTGCATGCCCAATGCGCCTGGAGAATGACAAATGGACCGAAGAATTTCATTGCCAACTTTGGATATGGACGGTTCACCACTGTAGTCTGAGCATAGGGCTGAAGTTTGAGGAAGACGGAGTCGCCAACTGAGAATTCCCGGGCAGTTCTGTTTTTATCTGCATCATGTTTCATTTTCGTTTGTGACCTTGTCAGATGTTGTTTCAAAAAGGCAGATTGTTCTTCTCTCGCTTTGAGCCATCCTTGCAATTCTATGTGTGCTACCGTATCAGTAACTGCAAATTCGCCCAGATGAGGATCCTTCCCATAGACGGCCTTGAATGGAGTGCATCCCAGTGAGGTGTGGTGAGTAGTGTTATACCAAAATTCAGCTAAGGGAAGCCATTTAGACCATTGCTTCGGACTGTCCTGCACAGCACATCTGAGATACATTTCAAGGCACTGATTGACCCTCTCTGTTTGGCCATCTGTTTGAGGATGGTATGCTGTATACATTTGTAGTTTAGTGCCCCATAGCTTGAATAATTCTGTCCAAAACTTGCTAGTAAACACTGGGTCTCGATCTGATGTAATTGTAACTGGCATGCTATGTAATTTCACTATATTGTTGAGAAACAGCTCTGCAACCGTGGCTGCTGTATACGGGTGTTTGAGGGGTATAAAATGACTGTATTTGGTGTATCTGTCTACCACAACCAATATTGCTGTGTatccatttgatttaggcagtccTTCGACAAAATCGAGAGACACTTCTTCCCAAGCTCCCTCCGGTACTTTCAATGGACTTAATAGGCCAGGGTACTTACAATGCTCGTGCTTGGCCTGTTGGCATATTTGGCACTGTTGTACAAAATTTGCAACTGCTTGTTTTATCCCAGTCCAATGAAATAACTTCTTGACTCTTTGATAGCTAGCTTGCATTCCTGAATGCCCTCCAATGGGAGAAGAATGAAAAGCTTCAATTAGCTTGGTCTGTAGGCCTGCATTTGCACCTACCCATATTTTCCCTTTGAATTTTATTAAGCCATTCTCCAAGGAATAAGGTGGTTCAGCTTGGGGATCAAGTGCTAGCTTCTGCGAGAGTAGCCGGGCTGTTACATCCACTGCATAGGAATTTAAAACTTCTTGTAGCCAAACTGGTTGTGCTGTTGATATTGCCTGCATAGCAAACATGTGCCCCACCCTAGATAAAGCATCTGCTGCTTTATTATCAGCCCCCTTTTTGAATTGAAATTTAAATTGCAATCCCACTAACTTGGTCATCGCTTTCCTCTGTAAATCTGATGTCAGTACTTGATCTTCAAGGTTGCATAGACTTTTGTGGTCAGTTTTAATGAGGAATGGACCTCTGGATATATAAGATCGCCACCTATCCACGGCCATCATGATAGCCATAAACTCTTTTTCATAGATGGATAATTTCTGATTTGCTGGGCCAAGAGCTTTACTGTAAAATGCTACTGGATGGCCTTGTTGGCTCAGGACAGCTCCAATGCCAGTTGCGCAAGCATCAGTTTCAACGCAGAACTGTTTGGAGAAATCCGGGAGGGTGAGGACAGGAGTGGTTACCATAGCTTGTTTCAATGCTTGAAAGGCTGTTTGTGCCTCAGGAGACCACTGGAAGGACTGCTTCTTTAGAAGGTTTGTCAGAGGTTTAGCAATTATGCCATAACTTTGCACAAACTTCCTATAATATCCAGTGAGACCTAGGAAGCCTCTGAGCTCAGATACTGTCGTTGGTGTTGGCCAATTTGCCATTGCAGCTGTTTTTTCGGGATCAGTGGCCACTCCTTTGACTGAGATGATATGCCCAAGATATTCTAACTGTTGTTGTGCAAAAGAGCATTTACTAA contains:
- the LOC124667797 gene encoding uncharacterized protein LOC124667797, with the protein product MFPIAIGFVDGETEDNWTWFMEQVRKAIGPLPLLANFVKKFHGDTHKNMWPAAKTYRPERFVYHMQNVLAACPDVGPYLTQYHNLLWMRSSFNTEIKCDYIHNNLAESFNGWIKEIKDLPVDELADTYRQWVMKLFQLRRTIGSLLNGKILGFVMYPPRPKVSAGRRRKNRIKSFLEGGGSKSKAKGNEKEKKRLGSQNRCKKCGVLGHRQNTCPTNGTRKRKRKSKKSSAGGALTIDEAAARAACVDLPISESQCTPIKNSMVATLQASPGPVTRRQLSLAMAEDAALEHMVSPPRDVEKIAPKKITPRKKKKN